A genome region from Bradyrhizobium sp. WSM1417 includes the following:
- the pcaD gene encoding 3-oxoadipate enol-lactonase, translated as MPMIDADGCLINVSVEGRDGGPTLMLSNSLGCTLQMWEPQMKALTQIFRVIRYDRRGHGKSNVPPGPYSMERFGRDVLAILDDLNIEKVHWCGLSMGGMVGQWLGANAPERFGKLILANTSCYYAEPTKWLERIDAVKKGGIAAVADAVIAGWLTQDFRERAPDITARMKAMLLASQVEGYLACCEALSTLDQRALLPKIKSPTLVIAGRHDMATPISAGEMIRSSIPGASMTIIDAAHISNVEQPHAFTDAVVGFLTQR; from the coding sequence ATGCCCATGATCGATGCCGACGGTTGCCTGATCAACGTCTCCGTCGAGGGCCGCGACGGCGGGCCGACCTTGATGCTCTCGAACTCGCTCGGCTGCACGCTGCAGATGTGGGAGCCGCAGATGAAGGCGCTGACGCAGATATTCCGCGTCATCCGCTACGACCGCCGTGGCCATGGCAAGTCCAACGTTCCGCCCGGCCCCTATTCGATGGAGCGCTTCGGCCGCGACGTGCTCGCGATCCTCGACGACCTCAATATCGAGAAAGTGCACTGGTGCGGCCTGTCGATGGGCGGCATGGTCGGGCAATGGCTGGGCGCGAACGCGCCGGAGCGCTTCGGCAAGCTCATCCTCGCGAACACCTCCTGCTACTATGCCGAGCCGACCAAATGGCTCGAGCGCATCGATGCCGTGAAGAAGGGCGGCATCGCCGCCGTCGCCGACGCCGTTATTGCCGGCTGGCTCACCCAGGATTTCCGCGAGCGCGCGCCCGACATCACCGCCAGAATGAAGGCGATGCTGTTGGCCTCGCAGGTCGAAGGGTATCTCGCCTGCTGCGAGGCGCTGTCGACGCTCGACCAGCGCGCGCTGCTGCCGAAGATCAAGAGCCCGACGCTCGTGATCGCCGGCCGCCACGACATGGCGACGCCGATTTCGGCGGGTGAAATGATCCGCTCAAGCATTCCCGGCGCGAGCATGACCATCATCGACGCCGCCCACATTTCCAATGTCGAGCAGCCGCACGCGTTCACCGACGCGGTGGTAGGCTTTTTGACGCAACGCTGA
- a CDS encoding carboxymuconolactone decarboxylase family protein: MDDQKRRDAGMNVRRKVLGNAWVDKSIAGRNAFNTDFQDMITRYAWGEIWTRPHFDERTRRVLVIGTMVALGQWDEFRLHVRAALAEGGFTPDDIKEILLQQAIYCGVPAANHAVKEASGIVQELGLLKT; this comes from the coding sequence ATGGACGACCAGAAACGCCGCGATGCCGGCATGAACGTGCGCCGAAAAGTGCTGGGTAATGCCTGGGTCGACAAGTCGATCGCGGGTCGCAATGCGTTCAACACCGATTTCCAGGACATGATCACGCGTTACGCCTGGGGCGAGATCTGGACGCGGCCGCATTTCGACGAGCGCACGCGGCGGGTGCTGGTGATCGGCACCATGGTTGCGCTTGGCCAATGGGACGAATTCCGCCTGCATGTGCGCGCGGCCCTCGCCGAGGGCGGCTTCACGCCCGACGACATCAAGGAAATCCTGCTGCAGCAGGCGATCTATTGCGGTGTGCCGGCGGCGAACCACGCCGTCAAGGAAGCCTCAGGGATTGTGCAGGAGCTCGGCCTGCTCAAGACCTAG
- a CDS encoding carbon monoxide dehydrogenase subunit G: protein MAMTMNGEVQLAAPREAVWAKLNDAEVLKACIPGCEELEKTDDGGFRATAKMKVGPVSARFKGKVTLSDLDPPNGYKISGEGEGGVAGFAKGGAVVKLAEKDGGTLLSYEVEAQIGGKLAQLGQRLINGAAKKLADEFFANFAKAVQG from the coding sequence ATGGCCATGACGATGAACGGCGAAGTCCAGCTTGCGGCGCCGCGCGAGGCCGTGTGGGCCAAGCTCAACGATGCCGAGGTGCTGAAGGCCTGCATCCCCGGCTGCGAGGAGCTGGAGAAGACCGACGATGGCGGCTTTCGTGCGACGGCGAAAATGAAGGTCGGTCCGGTGTCGGCGCGCTTCAAGGGCAAGGTCACGCTGTCCGATCTCGACCCGCCGAACGGCTACAAGATCTCCGGCGAAGGCGAGGGCGGGGTGGCCGGCTTCGCCAAGGGCGGCGCCGTGGTCAAGCTTGCGGAGAAGGACGGCGGCACGCTTTTGTCCTACGAGGTCGAGGCGCAGATCGGCGGCAAGTTGGCGCAGCTCGGCCAGCGCCTGATCAACGGCGCCGCCAAGAAACTGGCCGACGAATTTTTCGCGAACTTCGCCAAGGCGGTACAGGGCTGA
- a CDS encoding (2Fe-2S)-binding protein, with the protein MAKISLIVNGNPVTANVDPRTLLVQFLRENLRLTGTHVGCDTSQCGACVVHLDGKAVKSCTTLAVMADGHEVKTIEGLAADGAPLHPMQEAFREHHGLQCGFCTPGMIMTAIDIVHRKGNELDDHTIREELEGNLCRCTGYQNIVTSISAGAKAMAKSDLA; encoded by the coding sequence ATGGCAAAAATCTCCCTCATCGTGAACGGCAATCCTGTCACGGCCAACGTCGATCCCCGCACCCTGCTGGTGCAGTTCCTGCGCGAGAATCTGCGGCTCACCGGCACCCATGTCGGCTGCGACACCTCGCAGTGCGGCGCTTGCGTCGTGCATCTGGACGGCAAGGCCGTGAAGTCCTGCACCACGCTCGCCGTGATGGCCGATGGCCACGAGGTCAAGACGATCGAGGGGTTGGCCGCCGACGGCGCGCCGCTGCATCCGATGCAGGAGGCCTTCCGCGAACACCATGGCCTGCAATGCGGTTTCTGCACGCCCGGCATGATCATGACCGCGATCGACATCGTCCATCGCAAGGGCAACGAGCTTGACGACCACACCATCCGCGAGGAGCTGGAAGGCAATCTCTGCCGGTGCACCGGCTACCAGAACATCGTCACCTCGATCTCCGCCGGCGCCAAGGCGATGGCGAAATCCGATCTCGCGTAA
- a CDS encoding branched-chain amino acid ABC transporter permease, with amino-acid sequence MDYFAQQLINGLVLGSIYGLIAIGYTMVYGIVGMINFAHGDVFMIGGFIALITFLLLVSTGLTAVPVILLIVILVSMAVTALYGWTIERIAYRPLRHSFRLAPMLSAIGMSFVLTNYSQVAQGARVKPVPPVITGGYTLHESADGFVIQLSNIQIVVVITTIVLLAIFTWLVSRTRLGRDMRACEQDQTMAALLGVNVDRTISMTFVIGAALAAVAGLMYLLYYGLVDFFMGFVAGIKAFTAAVLGGIGSLPGAMLGGLAIGLIETFWSAYFSVEYKDVAAFSILIVVLIFMPTGLLGRPEVEKV; translated from the coding sequence ATGGATTATTTCGCCCAGCAGCTCATCAACGGCCTCGTGCTCGGCTCGATCTACGGGCTGATCGCGATCGGCTACACGATGGTCTACGGCATCGTCGGCATGATCAACTTCGCCCATGGCGATGTCTTCATGATCGGCGGCTTCATCGCGCTGATCACCTTCCTTCTCCTGGTCTCGACCGGCCTGACTGCGGTCCCGGTGATCCTGTTGATCGTGATCCTGGTCTCGATGGCGGTCACCGCCCTGTATGGCTGGACCATCGAGCGCATCGCCTACCGTCCGCTGCGCCACTCCTTCCGCCTCGCGCCGATGCTGTCGGCGATCGGCATGTCGTTCGTGCTGACCAACTATTCGCAGGTGGCGCAAGGCGCACGGGTGAAGCCAGTGCCGCCAGTGATCACCGGCGGATATACGCTGCACGAGAGCGCCGATGGCTTCGTCATCCAGCTCTCCAACATCCAGATCGTGGTGGTCATCACCACCATCGTGCTGCTGGCGATCTTCACCTGGCTGGTGTCGCGCACACGGCTCGGGCGCGACATGCGCGCCTGCGAGCAGGACCAGACCATGGCGGCGCTGCTCGGCGTCAACGTCGACCGCACCATCTCCATGACTTTCGTGATCGGCGCTGCGCTCGCCGCAGTGGCCGGGCTGATGTACCTGCTCTATTACGGCCTGGTCGATTTCTTCATGGGCTTCGTCGCCGGCATCAAGGCGTTCACCGCGGCCGTACTCGGCGGCATCGGCTCGCTCCCTGGCGCCATGCTCGGGGGGCTCGCGATCGGGCTGATCGAGACGTTCTGGTCGGCCTATTTCTCGGTCGAGTACAAGGACGTCGCCGCGTTCTCGATCCTGATCGTCGTGCTGATCTTCATGCCGACCGGCCTGCTCGGCCGCCCCGAAGTCGAAAAAGTCTGA
- a CDS encoding 3-carboxy-cis,cis-muconate cycloisomerase, with protein MSTSLSPLLAPMLSSVAMRAVCDDRSTLQNMLDFEAALARAEAGTGVIPAAAVGPIEAACKADAFDMAALAEAATRSGNLAIPLVKTLTANIGRADAGAARYVHWGATSQDVIDTATMLTLRAGIDALDADLSRAIKGFAALARAHRNTAMVARTWLQHALPMPFGLKAAEYAASLARARCRLRRLSREGLALQFGGAAGTLAALGDKGLVISERLAQELNLPLPEAPWHTHRDRIAEAASSFAILAGSCGKIARDVSLLMQTDVAEAFEPAGEGRGGSSTMPHKRNPVAAASALGCATMAPQLAATIFAAQVQDHERSAGPWHAEWPTLPQLMLVTSGALAAIVDIAEGLDVDAARMRSNLDATHGLIMAEAVTFALAETIGKSDAHHLIEAASKRAVAEKKHLREVLSADSQVTAHLSPERIAALFEPMAYQGASQALIDRLLDSLERE; from the coding sequence ATGAGCACATCCCTCTCCCCCCTGCTCGCGCCGATGCTGTCGAGCGTGGCCATGCGCGCGGTCTGCGACGACCGGTCGACCCTCCAGAACATGCTCGATTTCGAGGCAGCCCTGGCCCGAGCCGAGGCGGGCACGGGTGTGATTCCCGCGGCCGCGGTGGGCCCAATCGAAGCCGCGTGTAAGGCCGATGCCTTTGACATGGCTGCGCTGGCCGAGGCCGCCACACGATCCGGCAATCTCGCGATCCCCCTGGTCAAGACGCTGACCGCCAATATCGGCAGGGCCGACGCAGGCGCCGCACGCTACGTGCATTGGGGCGCGACCAGCCAGGACGTCATCGACACCGCGACCATGCTCACGCTTCGCGCCGGCATCGATGCATTGGACGCCGATCTCAGCCGCGCCATCAAAGGCTTTGCCGCGCTGGCACGAGCCCACCGCAACACGGCCATGGTGGCGCGAACCTGGCTCCAGCATGCCCTGCCGATGCCATTCGGGCTGAAGGCCGCCGAATACGCAGCAAGCCTTGCCCGCGCCCGCTGCCGCTTGAGGCGGCTCTCCCGCGAGGGCCTCGCACTGCAATTCGGCGGCGCGGCCGGCACGCTTGCAGCACTTGGCGATAAGGGGCTCGTGATTTCCGAACGGCTGGCGCAGGAGCTGAATTTGCCGCTGCCCGAAGCGCCCTGGCACACCCATCGCGACCGCATCGCGGAAGCCGCATCGAGCTTTGCGATTCTCGCCGGCAGCTGCGGCAAGATCGCGCGCGACGTCTCGCTGCTGATGCAGACCGACGTCGCCGAGGCGTTCGAGCCTGCCGGCGAAGGCCGCGGCGGCTCCTCGACCATGCCGCACAAGCGCAACCCGGTGGCCGCCGCAAGCGCGCTGGGCTGCGCAACCATGGCGCCCCAGCTCGCCGCGACGATATTCGCGGCCCAGGTGCAGGACCACGAGCGCAGCGCCGGGCCGTGGCACGCGGAATGGCCGACACTGCCGCAATTGATGCTGGTCACCTCCGGTGCCCTCGCCGCCATCGTCGACATCGCCGAAGGCCTCGATGTCGATGCGGCGCGCATGCGCAGCAATCTCGATGCGACCCACGGCCTGATCATGGCGGAAGCGGTCACCTTTGCGCTGGCCGAGACGATCGGCAAGAGCGATGCGCATCATCTGATCGAGGCCGCGAGCAAACGCGCGGTGGCCGAGAAGAAGCATCTGCGCGAAGTGTTGTCGGCTGATTCGCAGGTCACCGCGCATCTGTCGCCGGAAAGAATTGCGGCATTGTTCGAGCCGATGGCCTATCAAGGCGCTTCCCAAGCCCTGATCGACCGCCTGCTCGACAGCCTCGAACGCGAATAA
- the livM gene encoding high-affinity branched-chain amino acid ABC transporter permease LivM, with translation MNTPSINTAKAASGIPALLKTAGVNALIALVLFSLMVGVRTEAGSDGQLTYWTRFGEVASLVAAVFGGSIMLELLKQWIGPSGAEKLVPPAVQSGMSFLGRYLAPALLIFTLLVPVIFYDQRYILDLAILVLTYVMLGWGLNVVVGLAGLLDLGYVAFYAVGAYSYALLATNFGWSFWICLPLAGVLAAFWGVLLGFPVLRLRGDYLAIVTLAFGEIIRLVIINWQDLTGGPNGVSSIPRPSFFGIPLDNSDNGLAARLGIEYSPTHRIVFLFYLILALALLTNWVTIRLRRLPIGRAWEALREDEVACRALGINTTTTKLTAFATGAMFGGFAGAFFATRQGFISPESFTFQESALVLAIVVLGGMGSQLGVALSALAMIGGFELFRSLESYRMLVFGMAMVLIMIWRPRGLIGHRAPTVYLTKAHAISSDLVKEGHG, from the coding sequence GTGAACACTCCCTCGATCAATACGGCCAAAGCTGCATCGGGCATCCCCGCTCTCCTGAAGACCGCCGGCGTCAACGCACTGATCGCGCTGGTGCTGTTCTCGCTGATGGTCGGAGTCCGCACCGAAGCCGGTTCCGACGGCCAGCTCACCTATTGGACGCGCTTCGGCGAGGTCGCCTCCCTCGTTGCCGCAGTATTCGGCGGCTCGATCATGCTCGAGCTGCTCAAGCAATGGATCGGTCCGAGCGGCGCTGAGAAGCTGGTGCCGCCGGCGGTGCAGAGCGGAATGTCGTTCCTCGGCCGCTATCTCGCACCGGCGCTCCTGATCTTCACGCTGCTGGTGCCCGTGATCTTCTATGACCAGCGCTACATCCTCGATCTCGCCATCCTCGTGCTCACCTATGTGATGCTGGGCTGGGGGTTGAACGTCGTGGTTGGCCTCGCCGGCCTGCTCGATCTCGGCTACGTCGCCTTCTATGCGGTCGGCGCCTATTCCTACGCGCTGCTTGCGACCAATTTCGGCTGGTCATTCTGGATCTGCCTGCCGCTAGCGGGCGTCCTCGCCGCATTCTGGGGCGTGCTGCTCGGCTTTCCCGTGCTGCGCCTGCGCGGCGACTATCTCGCGATCGTGACGCTCGCCTTCGGCGAGATCATCCGCCTCGTCATCATCAATTGGCAGGATCTGACTGGCGGTCCCAACGGCGTCTCCAGCATTCCCCGCCCCTCGTTCTTCGGCATCCCGCTCGACAACAGCGACAACGGGCTCGCCGCCAGGCTCGGCATCGAATATTCGCCGACCCACCGCATCGTCTTCCTGTTCTACCTGATCCTGGCGCTCGCGCTGCTCACCAACTGGGTGACGATCCGGCTGCGCCGCCTGCCGATCGGCCGCGCCTGGGAAGCCCTACGCGAGGACGAGGTCGCCTGCCGCGCGCTCGGCATCAACACCACGACTACCAAGCTCACGGCATTCGCGACCGGTGCGATGTTCGGCGGCTTTGCCGGGGCGTTCTTCGCGACCCGCCAGGGCTTCATCAGCCCGGAATCCTTCACCTTCCAGGAATCGGCGCTGGTGCTCGCCATCGTCGTGCTCGGCGGCATGGGCTCGCAGCTTGGGGTTGCGCTCTCCGCGCTCGCCATGATCGGCGGTTTCGAGCTGTTCCGCAGCCTCGAGAGCTATCGCATGCTGGTGTTCGGCATGGCCATGGTGCTGATCATGATCTGGCGGCCGCGCGGCCTGATCGGGCATCGCGCGCCGACCGTATATCTGACCAAGGCCCACGCGATCTCATCCGACCTCGTCAAGGAGGGGCACGGATGA